Proteins from one Coturnix japonica isolate 7356 chromosome 5, Coturnix japonica 2.1, whole genome shotgun sequence genomic window:
- the KLHL28 gene encoding kelch-like protein 28 has product MDQSSPSYMLANLTHLHSEQLLQGLNLLRQHHELCDIILRVGDVKIHAHKVVLASISPYFKAMFTGNLSEKENSEVEFQCVDEAALQAIVEYAYTGTVFISQDTVESLLPAANLLQIKLVVKECCAFLESQLDPGNCIGISRFAETYGCHDLYLAANKYICQNFEDVCQTEEFFELTHSELDEIVSNDCLNVVTEETVFYALESWIKYDVQERQKYLAQLLHCVRLPLLSVKFLTRLYEANHLIRDDHTCKHLLNEALKYHFMPEHRLSHQTMLMTRPRCAPKVLCAVGGKAGLFACLESVEMYFPQNDSWIGLAPLSIPRYEFGICVLDQKIYVVGGIATHVCQGISYRKHENSVECWDPDTNTWTSLERMFESRSTLGVVVLAGELYALGGYDGQSYLRTVEKYIPKVKEWQLVAPMNKTRSCFAAAVLDGMIYAIGGYGPAHMNSMERYDPSKNSWETVASMADKRINFGVGVMLGFIFVVGGHNGVSHLSSIERYDPHQNQWTVCRPMKEPRTGVGAAVIDNYLYVVGGHSGSSYLNTVQKYDPISDTWLDSAGMMYCRCNFGLTAL; this is encoded by the exons ATGGACCAGTCGTCTCCAAGCTACATGCTTGCCAACCTAACCCACTTGCATTCTGAACAGCTTCTGCAAGGCCTGAACCTCCTTCGCCAGCATCACGAGCTGTGTGACATTATCCTTCGAGTTGGCGATGTCAAGATCCATGCCCACAAAGTGGTGCTCGCCAGCATCAGTCCGTACTTCAAAGCCATGTTCACCGGGAacctttctgagaaggaaaattcaGAGGTAGAGTTTCAGTGCGTTGACGAAGCGGCCCTGCAGGCCATTGTGGAGTATGCCTACACAGGAACCGTGTTCATCTCACAGGACACCGTGGAGTCGCTTCTTCCAGCTGCAAACCTTCTCCAAATCAAGCTGGTGGTGAAGGAGTGCTGCGCCTTCCTGGAGAGCCAGCTTGACCCTGGCAACTGCATTGGGATATCTCGATTTGCAGAGACCTATGGCTGCCACGACCTGTACCTGGCTGCTAACAAGTACATCTGTCAGAACTTCGAAGATGTTTGTCAGACTGAAGAATTCTTTGAGCTTACGCATTCTGAATTGGACGAAATAGTTTCCAATGACTGCTTGAATGTCGtgacagaagaaacagttttttaTGCACTGGAGTCCTGGATCAAATATGATGTTCAGGAGCGACAGAAGTACttagcacagctgctgcactgcgTCCGACTGCCGCTGCTGAGTGTGAAGTTCCTCACAAGGCTGTATGAAGCAAACCATCTCATCCGTGATGACCATACCTGTAAACACCTTCTAAACGAAGCTCTAAAATATCACTTCATGCCTGAACACAGACTTTCCCACCAGACCATGCTGATGACGCGCCCTCGCTGTGCTCCTAAAGTTCTGTGTGCTGTAGGAGGAAAAGCTGGGCTGTTTGCGTGTTTAGAAAG tgttgaaatgtattttccccAGAACGATTCCTGGATAGGCCTGGCACCTCTTAGCATTCCCCGCTATGAATTTGGAATATGTGTCCTAGACCAGAAAATCTATGTTGTAGGAGGGATTGCAACCCATGTGTGTCAAGGCATCAGCTACAGGAAGCACGAGAACTCGGTGGAGTGCTGGGACCCTGACACGAACACCTGGACGTCTCTGGAGAGGATGTTTGAGAGCCGCAGCACGCTGGGAGTGGTGGTGCTGGCAGGAGAGCTCTATGCCCTCGGGGGCTACGATGGGCAGTCGTACTTACGGACTGTAGAGAAATACATTCCTAAAGTTAAGGAGTGGCAGCTAGTGGCCCCTATGAACAAAACGAGAAgttgttttgctgcagctgttttaGATGGAATGATATATGCCATTGGTGGTTATGGTCCTGCCCATATGAACAG catgGAACGCTACGATCCAAGTAAAAACTCTTGGGAGACGGTAGCTTCGATGGCTGATAAACGAATAAACTTTGGTGTTGGTGTCATGCTGGGCTTCATTTTCGTGGTAGGTGGGCACAATGGTGTGTCCCACTTATCAAGCATTGAGAGGTACGACCCCCACCAGAACCAGTGGACTGTGTGCCGACCCATGAAGGAGCCCAGAACAG GAGTGGGTGCAGCTGTAATTGATAACTACCTTTATGTAGTTGGCGGTCATTCAGGGTCATCCTACCTGAACACTGTACAGAAGTATGACCCCATCTCAGATACCTGGCTGGACTCTGCTGGTATGATGTACTGCCGCTGCAATTTTGGTTTGACTGCACTTTGA